The DNA region TCGTAGTAGCCCGGGTCGCGCGGGAGGGCGCCGTTGCGGATCCCGGTGACCGCCACCACCAGCGGCACCGCCAGCTGGCCGAGCGTGAGCGGGTGGCCGTCGGGGCCCTTCAGGAACTCGCCGATGGCGGCCCGCAGGTACAGGCGCAGCGCCGCCGGCAGGCCGTAGCGGTTCCCGGTCTGGAGGAAGCGGAACAGCGTCCGGAACGAGAGCCCGCTCAGCGCCTCGTCCACGTCCTCCGGGTTCCAGCGCGCGCGGCGCGCCCGGAACAGGAGCAGCACCGAGCCCATGCTCGTGCCGGCGAGCAGGCGCGGCACCAGGCCGTACTGTTCCAGCAGCGCGAACGCGCCCAGGTACGACCAGGCCACGCCGCCGCCGCCGCCGCACACCAGCACCAGCGCCTTCTCGCAGACCTCGCGGTCGAGCGCGCCCGGCGCGAGCCGCCCCTCCGCCGCGGCCACGGCCCGCGCCCGGAACGCGCGGGCGCGCAGCGACAGGTTCGGCACCATCCCGGTCGCCGCGGCGCGGTCGGGCCCGCCCGGCGCGAGCAGGGCCGAGACGAGCGGGCGCACGTCCTCGCGGAACGGCGCGAGCGCGGGCTCGACGTCCACCTCGCCGCCGTCCTGCGCGCGCACCCGGCCGACCCGCGCCAGGTTGAGCGCGTAGCGCAGCGCCGCCTCGTCGCGCTCGGACAGCCACGCGGGCGTGCTCACCACCGAGCGGACCAGCGCGGCCTCGGCCTCCTCGAACGGGCGGATGGCCTCGTGGTGGAGGTCGAGCGGATCTTCGGGCGGCGCGGGGCGCATCGGGGGCGCGCGCATTCTACGCCGCGGCCCCGACGCCGCCGTACCCCACCTCGGCGCACCCGGCCGTCGGGGGCGGGCCGCGAGCGCCGGCTAGCGGACGACGTCCTCGAACGCCTGGCGCACCGCCGCGGTCACCCGCGCGTACTCGGCCAGGAAGCGCGCGCCCGGCTCGGCGCCGTAGTAGCCGAGCCGCCGCGCCAGCTGGTGCAGCGGCGGCCCGCTCGCCGGCAGGTGGTCGATGGTGAAGTCGTGCACGATGCGCAGGCGCAGCTCCACGTGCCGCAGGAACTCGTACCCGCGCGCGAGCGCCTCGTGCTCGGCCTCGCGCAGCAGGCCCGCGGCGCGCAGCGCGCGCAGCGCGACCGGCGTCGAGGGGGTGCGGATGGAGGGGTGGTCGTGGCCGTGCGCGAGCTGGAGGAACTGCGCCGCGAACTCCACGTCCACCAGGCCGCCGCGCCCGGTCTTCGGGTTCTTGCCGTGCGACGCCTCCCGCGACAGCTCCGACTCCATCCGCTCCCGCATGCGCCGGATCTCGGCGGCGAGCGCGGCGGGGTCCTCGCGCCGGCCGTACACCGCCGGCACGATGGCGCGCGCGCTCACGTCGTCGAACAGCGCGCGGTCGCCGGCCACGAAGCGGGCGCGGAGCAGCGCCTGGCGCTCCCAGAGCTGGCTGCGCACCGCGCCGGCCGCCCCGTCGCGCGCTTCGCCGCCGGGGAGCGCCTCGCCGGTGTGGTAGCGCACGAAGCCCTCGGCGCCGATCACGAGCGCGCCCTGGTTGCCGGAGGGGCGCAGGCGCGTGTCGATCTGGTACAGCCGCCCCTCGCGCAGCGGCATCTGCAGGAACGACATGAAGCGCTGCGCCAGGCGGGCGTAGCGCTCGAAGCCGGGCTCGGCGCCGCCGGGGTACAGGAAGATGAGGTCGAGGTCGGAGTGGTAGCCGAGCTCGCGCCCGCCCAGCTTCCCCATCCCGATGACGCAGAGCCGCCCGGGCGGCAGCACGCCCTTGGCGCGCGCCTCGTCCTCGGCCAGCGCGAGGCACGCCTCCAGGCACGACTCCGCCAGGTCCGAGAGCTGGCCCGCGACGCTGGGCAGGTCCACGGTGCCGGCGATGTCGTGGATGGCGACGCGCAGCACCTCCTCGTTCTTGTAGCGGCGCAGCTCGCCCAGCTCGTGCTCCAGCAGGTCGTCGAGCGGCAGCGCGCGGTCCACCGCCGCGAGGCGCTCGCGCACCTCCGCGCGCAGCTCGTCGAGCGTCTTCTCCAGCACCACCTGGTCCTCGCGGAGCAGCAGGTCGATGAGCTCGGGGTGGCGCAGGAAGCGCTTGGAGAGGAAGTCGGAGGTGCCGAACAGCGAGAGCAGCAGCCGCGCGATGCGGCGGTGCTCGGCCAGCATCTTGAAGTACGGGGCGGGGTTGCGGAGCGCGGCGGCGAAGTCGGCGAGGTGCGAGAGCGCCTGGTCCGGGTCGGGCGTGCCGAGCGCGTCGGCGAGGAGCGACACGGCCGCGGCGGGATCGCCGAGCTGCGAGAACGGCGTGC from Anaeromyxobacter dehalogenans 2CP-C includes:
- a CDS encoding patatin-like phospholipase family protein; amino-acid sequence: MRAPPMRPAPPEDPLDLHHEAIRPFEEAEAALVRSVVSTPAWLSERDEAALRYALNLARVGRVRAQDGGEVDVEPALAPFREDVRPLVSALLAPGGPDRAAATGMVPNLSLRARAFRARAVAAAEGRLAPGALDREVCEKALVLVCGGGGGVAWSYLGAFALLEQYGLVPRLLAGTSMGSVLLLFRARRARWNPEDVDEALSGLSFRTLFRFLQTGNRYGLPAALRLYLRAAIGEFLKGPDGHPLTLGQLAVPLVVAVTGIRNGALPRDPGYYEHLLDLDARAPRPSALTRMFSDVLQAVGELIVQRDRFARIYLGADAETHAFDAIDAVGFSSALPGVIHYDVLRDDERMHRLLGALLEKHDVFRLVDGGLVDNLPARAAWSTVQRGAIGTRNAFVLALEGFAPKLSQPLWFGLEQLAAQNVTRNRPFAHHHRSFQKVLSPVEIVPSQEELRHAIHTGKAELHPDMPFVARMVRPFPPLA